TTAAAACTCAAACTCAATATATCTAACTCAAACAACCTATCACTCAAACCAACCTATTTAGTCTATAATACCACTCAAACCAACTTAATTAGTCAgtaatgtacatttttatacAAGTAAAACATTGTGCAAATGATCAAGGAAACAAGCCAAATAAACTCTTGCTTTTCAGTTTGATTTTATAAGTTCAAATCTTGACCAAGAAACCATTCCTCTAGCTCAAAAAAATTGGTCTTCAAGCAAAGGATTTTCTAACCTACTTTTGTGACAGGATTCCCCTCATGTGATGCAAAGTAATCTTGTAACTAGGCAGTCAAAAAAGTCTCTCTAGATTTATATTGCAAATACATGGACTAAAAACTGCTGACATGACACTTGAAAGCAAAAGCACCATCTCTTGTGCAATTTGAGCTATATATTACAATCTGTTGTTGTCAACCTATACAAAAAAGCCCCATCCAAATTCGTCCCTTGGCATACCAAGTTTGAAAAGCTTAGGAAAAAGTAAAAGCAATCATCAAACCTCATTCACAAATCGTGAGCTAGTCGCAGGAATGTGGCAAAAGATGAATCTACATAGCCCTAATAATCAAAAGAACTTGGCATTGTCAGGGACGGAATAGATGTGGGTATGTTGAGCTACTGCTAGTGCTTGCCTGTTGCTGTTGCCCAAAACATAAAGCAGGGTGAAGAAGCTCTGCCTGTGGAAATGAGCTATTGGATGGCACATCCAGCAACAAATCCTGATCAGAGTTCTCGTCGGTGTAATGTAAGGAATCCAACATCAGGGAGCCTCCATCAGGAGGAGGCAACGCAAATAGGCTTCTTGGACTAAAGCAAGAGCCATCACTGTCCATTTCTTTGTTTTCATAGGCAGCCTTCATGTTCATCCTTTTCGGACTCTTTATCTTTACTTCTGCtggaaacaaaaacaaaacattcAGAATGGTTTCCAACTCGTATGTAAAGATGGTTGAGTACTCAAACTGACAATGGAAGTCATTTCAACATATCATCTTGCTTGAGTAAATGAATGTACTCCATGAAATCTTGCATATGATCTTTATGATTTGGAACTTAAACTAATATGATAATAGAAGTATGGATATGTCTCACTATTCACAAGTAAGTAACCGGAATCGTTGAATAGCTTGGAAACAGTTGATTTAACTTTTCTAATGAATTAGTAATGCCACTCACATAGGAAACAGATTTCCTCTTCTCACTTTAAAGCACAATCTTTTAACTTTTTAACCTTAAGCTCCATGTCAGTAACAATTACCAAATCTCAGTAGTCATTTGTATCTTAATAGTAAGTAAACGTATCATTAGCAACCATTCAGTCACCTGGAATTTTTTTACCTTGGCTGTCCCGCGATCTCTTGGCACTAACCATATTACTGGATGTGAAAATATTTGGTTCTCTTCCAACATTAAACTTTCCAGTACTATTTTTGGACTTCTGCAGCAAAGAAGAGGCATCAATTAGCAATACAGTTTGGGGCTTTACTGTCTAATCCTTTAAATCAGGCAACAGCGTTCTTATATAAAAGATATTTTTGCTTTGAAAGAACAGATTCAAACCTTGAGCTGATTATAATGCTCTACCCATTTGGATTTTGAAAAATTGGACAGTGTAAGCCTTTTCAAAGTATTACAGTCTTCTGCTTTTGCTCCTGAGAAGGAAAGATCAAAGAACCCTTCTGCAAGCAGTTGTTGATAGCAAGATATGTTCTCCTTAAATTGAGGACTATCAAACATGCATTTGACACTGCAAAACAAGACCAATTCTGGATCAGCGATCAACTCTAATGTATAAAACAAGATAAAGACAACAAATGGACCAGCATTCCGTACTGCATGTATGATCATTTGATTTTCATGATACACATCCATTAACATATATTTCACCGCGTAATTAGATGGGAGCAAAATGGAATTTATTCCAGGTTCATCCTGATTGAAATATTGTAAATATTGCTTTGACCTGCTAATAGGTGCAATTTGGTACAATCCCGGCTAATAATAGCATATACAATTACAAATGAGGAACTAATAAGCAGAAATTTAATTGTCTAATCATACCAAGTCTAATGAGTGCAACACTGACCTCTCAGGAAATCTGGTAGTATCAACAGGAGGTAAATATTTTAGTAACTGCTGTTGCTCTTCATTTGTCAAGCATCTGGAGAACTCCTCAAAAGTAAGAACATCCTGTGATAACAGAAAGAGAACCATCATACATATGCAAATAATAGACAAACAATTACCTGTTGGGAACATATCTCGAAACATCATTCTTCCATAAATTGAAGGAAATGAGAAAAGAAACTATGACTCagaaaaagttaaaataaaaaattaagacCTTTGGAATTGGAGAAAAGTATAAAATGTGGAAGTAGTTCAACATTTATAAGAGTATATGCAACAAAGCATGATCATAGTCCATCGTGTAACGCTGCGTCTTATTCAGGATTATAATATTAGACAAGGATAAAATTTGGAAGGACAGCCACACCAAAAACTATTGCGCTTTGACTCACATTCAAGTTCACATCACAAAGTGGTGAATTATGATTTGCCAAGAATTGTGTCCTTTCATGCTGAGACTTATCCCTGAAATTCCAAACAGTAGAATGCATCAGACAAAACAAAAGTAATATTTTTGTGTTAATTACAGAGTAAATATATAGCAAATGTACTTCCATAGCTTTGTTCTCTTTTTAGCCTTGTTGAATGCTAATTATCCATGCTGAAGGCTGAACCCAAGTATTTACGGTTATATTCTCATTTAATCTCTAGGAAGTGATCAGACTAGCATTTTCatataaaattaaacaataCAACAAATTTGATCTTTGATGAAAAACTGGCAAAGAGATAGCAATTGAAAGACCTCCAGGGAACAGTTACCTCTTTACTTGCTCTTGCAGTATCCATTGTCCAGTAGGATTCTTAGCTTTTCCAATCCCAGGGCTCGGAGTATATATATTTCTACTTTCACTATGTACAGGAAAAGCCACAGAATGTGAATAAGCCTCATTTGTTGCATATAGTTTGTTCTCAACAGACAGCGAGCTAGCTTCAGATTCCTCATCTCGAGCTATTGAGCTTGGATGTCTTATGAGAACACTTCCATGTCCTATCTCAACAGAAACCATTGGTGTTTCACTCTCAAAAAGCAAGTCCTCTTCAGAAGATCCAGAGAAGCATGAAGACTGTTGTTCGTGCCAAATAGTATATAAATCTTTTGTCAGCTTCTCAACTGGAGATTGTTTTGGACGATTGACACAGGTCCTTTTCTTAGAAGGTACCAAAGTGTCCCACACATTTGATTGGGCTGGACCTGAAGATAAAGCAAGGTACTTGTAATAAACTCTTGAATGATCAAGAAGTTAAAGTATCAGGAGGCATGTTAATACATCATGAGAAGATATACCACCCATCAAATAATAGGAGTCGCATTTATCGACTTCTTGTATGATAGAGCTTCGATTTAGGGAAACTAAGTCTTTGTGCAAGATTTTAACTCTAGTTCTTACTCTCTGGCATTTTCTAAGTACCATTTACAGaggtctcaacagtaatattgCATTTTAGGATAAAGAAAACTAACAAAGCAGCCAAAACTTCTGGCAGAGCAAACTTTGTTGTTTACGAATTAGTACATTTGTTCTTTATAAGATCAGGAACTTTGTTGTTTAATTAAAATGTTCTCCTGAGTCTTGCCACAATAGTAAAATGTTTATCTTCCTTCGTTCCTCACTTTCTGTTTCCTGGATAGTTTTTCCCTAATCATTGAGCACATACATTCTCAGCTATAGCATTCTTCATATTCAGTCTCTTTGCTCAATCAAAAGATGAAGAATGAGAGTAATTTCAGTAAGGACCCAACCTGTCAAGTCACTTGCATCAGCACTGCCAAATTGTGCACAGCTCTCAGAGTTGGATATGGCTGAACCGGAACTTGATCTATTACTGGCATCTTCATCTAAAACCTTTCTGTAACCATGGGTATATTCAGGGAAAACACCTCCCATCACCACATTATCATGATTTGTCTTTCTTTTAAGTAGCTTCACATCTTTGTTCTTGTTAATAGATATGCTCTTCATTCTGGAGACCCTGTGATCCTCATATTCATCAGGGTCTGCTCGGGCATGAAGAGGTGTATAGTTCACTAGAGTCCCTTTTGTTCTCCATCTAGATCCGCAAGCATTGCATAGCACCGGCTTCTCAGGAGGTCCATTGCGCCAAAGAGGGGTGCCTGTAGACAGATTTATTGTCAGCAATATGTAACACAAACTGCAGATTGTCAAACAAAAGAAGATACTGATTATCTCCAAAAGAAGATACTGATTATTGAATTTAAGCATTTAATGAAGTTTTTAAATTTAGTTCCCTTTTCTATTCAAATAAATATACAAGGATAACTGTGACATAAAAATGTAACCACAGCCTCTAACTCCAAAGCAAGGCTAATCGACCCTGTttaaaaacacaaaagggaTCCATTCCAGGAGTGCTCGAAAATACACATACAAAAGAAGAACACTGCATTGAGATCAGAAAAAGAGTTGCCAGTCACCGCATGCCGACAATAATTACAGGGAAGGAATGTAGAAGTAAAGAGTCCTTAATGTGGAGATGGGAACTGAAAGAATTCAATGCGAGGATGAGAAAATGCATGTGAGAAGTCTTTCAAGAAATTGTAGTTTCTCAATCTAGAGAAGGAAATTTGTCTGAAGTTCATTTTAAGTCAACGGAAAAGTACTTCGGATCACACTCTTCATCCTTCACAACATAAATGAGCTAAACGAGAATGTACAAGTACATCACTTCCTTGTTCACTAGATTGCCTAGAGCTTATGCAGCAAAATGCTCTTACACATGAGCTGGCAATAAACCAGGAACAAACATAAACAGAGACCAACATTTTCCAGCGGCGAACAGCATAATAAGAAGAAGCTGGCATTGTTCTATAGAGTTCTCTCTCAAACCCGTAGCATTAAGTATGCCAAGCATCTTCCATAAATTACTAGGTACTGTAAATATCTTTCCCTTTCTCCAATTCAAGGTATGCCAGAATACAAAACCTATTGGCAATGCAGCCCAACCCTTTCGACAATAATTATAAACATATGGCATTTGTTAACCTTTTGATCAGGTTTATAAACAGCACAAAACTAAGTTCCTTAGAGTTAAGACGGGAAGAGAAAACTAAAATGAAGTTATTCCTTAGGTTTATATTGACGACCGCTATACTTCCACTCTACCTTACAAGGAACACCACCAAACTCCATTAGACTGATAACAGAAGTTCTATGAACATTTTAAAGTTCAGACCTCATTCAAGGAGTTGAATTAAATAGGAAAAAGGCGTTTGCTAGCAGCAACTGCCCCTACAGAATGTTTGAATTGACTTGCAGATAATTCCTCTTTTGCAGAAAATGTTCCCCAGAGATCAAATAGAAAGAATATCATGAAGAACTTAATCAAGAGGAGGATTTAGATTTAGCTTTTCATTGAATCATTTGTTTCTACAAGGAAAACACAAAGAGGAACTGCAATTTGACTCCGTAATAGAGTCCGCTAAAATCCTAAGCAGAAATACGAGTTCATAGTAATGAAATTCACACTATGTAACTGCCCAATATTCAATAGATTCCGAAATGAATTAGCACTTGGAATTTATGTTCAAAAATTGTTAGAAGGTCAAAGCCAAACAAGAGAAAAAAAGTTCTATAAAATAGAACAACAAACTCAAGGATTCTGATTATATGAAAACCAAATACAGATTTAGTTCAAATTTCTTGTGCaaacaaacagcaaacaacaacatcACAAATCATAAATTCATTATCTTCGTACAGGTAATCTCTTCGTTGTTGCTTACAATCGTTCTCTTCAATGAGATAATTATAGGCCCCAATATAAAAATCAACGAAAGGAATATTCATTGAAAAATCAGTAAAGTAATTTAAGAACCGAAAAACATTTTCTCttgcataaaaaaaaagttgGGAGAAACAAGAACTCACTTGTAACTCCACAGTGACAGCAAGGTCCTTGCTTGCCCATATCTCTCTTTTCTTTGAGTGAAggaaattaaaattcaaaagcAAATTTACAGAAAGAGGAGAAAACAAATTTTCTCAAAACACAAAAagctaaaaaatataaacaaaaattcagcaatttaaaaaattcagtTTGTTATCTAGAAAAGCTTATATACGAGTGAAAATATTAGGCTTTTGTGCAAAAACCCAGAAAAAGAGTTTGCAAAATAGAGCAAAAGCCAAAGAACCCAGAAGAGTTTAAAGCTTAAAGttgaataaaattagaaaaatcaaaGAGAAAACGGAAGTATTTGAAAGGGCAAATTCAGCTGAGAATCTGTACAATCCAATGGAGAAAAGGAAGGGCCATTAAGAGGAATCTAATAAATGAGTATTGaaatgaaggaagaagaagaaggagaaggtgAAATGGGAAAAAGAGAGAGAATGAGAAATGAGAAATGGGAAAGggaaagaggaggaggagaggcTATATGTATTGTTTATGAAGTAAATGTTGgagctttcctttccttttgtttttttttttttcatttgctttatttttaatgttattGTGAAAGAttttcaattcttttttttatatatattattatatcatttaattattagtttttattttactttaaaaAATGGTTAGTGATAAGTAGTAGAGGAATATTATTTGCACATATCCTTGTTGACTATGGACTTTTCTGCTTTCTTTTTTGTGTAAATTTTCAAAACCCCATAAAATAGTATTTTGTGAAAATTCAGAGAAATGATAATAATGTgaattttagaggttttgaaAGAAATTTGACGAATTGGAGAAATATATATTAGAAAACTTAGCTAGAGAACAACCAAAAAAGAGAAAGATACAAAATAGTTTTGTTTgccttcttttattattttttcatcctataaatatttataaatacaaatttaatatatttcataaacaataattaattttaaatatcatGTATATTATCTGAAAATGCTCTTAATTAATGATGTTATTTAATGAATTAAGTATTTAATGTAGTACAAATTTAacaattttaaattataaagaGAGTTGGGGCTATTTGTCGGTATCTGAATGTGCACTGTCCGATGATTATAGTcgttatttaataaataaagtaCTTAATGTAGTCCAAGTTTAACAATTTTAAATTGCAAAGAGAGTTGTAGCTGCTTATCGGTATCTGGCGTGCACTGCACAAAGATTAGAGTGGTGTTCACTAAATGAAAACCAATATGGTTGCTAACATCTTAGCAAAgtactttttttatagaaattgggacgagacagaacttgggcggggtgagcacctatggcccaagaactgtcaaacccgcaatatattaataaaagaaaaaagtgaatgtttgaacaagagaagatgaaggagaacaaacaaaaagaagggggaggagaaaatataagaaaagtcaagaaaaacgcaagtgtgaaatactacaaatgtcatcattgataaacctgtggcaaaaagcatgagctgaaggccaccaattgatcactgaggaagagactccaaactttgccaatgcatcaGCAAATTTATtcccttccctaaagatgtgtgaaaagagaatgttcatcctagagcaaatgctgagacaatgcaaccactcttgtcgaatactccaaggaacatccatggaacgatgtctaagcagattaactacgtacattgagtttggctcaacccaaagctgatgccaatttttctcccaaacaAGTTCAATtacgaaaatagcggctctcaattcagccatataagcaaaatgGGGgtagaaaaagtaaaacaacctttggaaaagcctcgatagttgcgaaaaatacctCCCACTCCTGCCTCTCCAGGTGTGCCAAAAGCAGAgtcgtccacattgactttaacccagtctggaggaggtttaagccaatggacctgAATAATATTGGGAGCAGGAGGCAGCCTAGGAGAAGCCAAAAGACGGGATAAGATAACATCATCTCTGcgcgaagagcaaaaacctttagaagtggcaaAGTACTCTCAAATCAAtcgaaagagggtgatcttcgagtgctgaatagaaggagaaacttccttaaagattgcttcattcctgcaatgccagattaaccagatgtaagtgacagcggcaacacgccagatcatcgacacctgtgagccaaaaagaatgctacgaagagtgttgaagaagtggatgaattgtgAATGACGAGGTAAAGAGCAGTCAAAATAAATCTCTagggccctccaaagagaatctgcaaaagaacagctaatgaataagtggttaatggactcagcatctCTACCACATAGAACACAACGAGAGGCAATGGAGAATCCTAGACGCTGCAGGAGGTCGTGAGTTGGAACCCggccatgcaaaactctccagaaagtgaaggaacgagaagggggagtatgagcattccaaacaaatttataccagtccaccgaggAGGAACTAGGACTGATAACCGAATAATACTCTTTGGAAGTGAAAATACCCTTCGTAAAGGGCTGCCAAGCGCAGAAATCAATATCATCTCTACCTcgtgaatagatcgaatactgCCTTGAACAACCGAAGGTAGAGTACCTAAGTCAAGCCACTCACTTAATGTAGTCCAAGTTTAACAATTTTAAATTGCAAAGAGAGTTGTAGCTGCTTATCGGTATCTAGCGTGCACTGCACAAAGATTAGAATGGTGTTCACTAAACGAAAACCAATATGGTTGTTAACATCTTAGCAAAATACTTGTTAAGAGGGTCTAGCTCTTCTTTTTGGAATCCAGCTCCTCAATTTGTGAGACATATGACTGAATTGGATATAATTGAATTAGCTTCTTAACACATCTTCTTTTTCTTagtaaaaaaaactacaaagagAAAGATAAAATTCATATgtaacataaatatatataaaataattatttctcACGTCTCATGAAATATgcataattcattttttaattataaatagccACCAATTTTCTAATGTGTCCCTGTTTATTATAATCATTGTTAAAGAAAATGGTCACATAGACCGTTTAagtgttcaaaattgaaaattcgttccaatttttttattaggccCTTTGAGCGTTTCTCTAAGCGTTTTGTGACGCCTAGATTATCTTGACCTAGATTACATGGGCAACACATGAACAATTATCGAAAAAAaacactattattattatttttctgttttttgttttattataatttttttaatatttttgcaGGATTCTTAGTGaattgtattattatttttagatatttttgtttaattatattttttacttgttttcatggtatagtttaatattttaatgaCATATAATTTTTGttgaattatattatttatggaCATTATTTTTTATCCATTTAAGTTGTTTC
The DNA window shown above is from Euphorbia lathyris chromosome 1, ddEupLath1.1, whole genome shotgun sequence and carries:
- the LOC136209402 gene encoding GATA transcription factor 26 isoform X1, which gives rise to MGKQGPCCHCGVTSTPLWRNGPPEKPVLCNACGSRWRTKGTLVNYTPLHARADPDEYEDHRVSRMKSISINKNKDVKLLKRKTNHDNVVMGGVFPEYTHGYRKVLDEDASNRSSSGSAISNSESCAQFGSADASDLTGPAQSNVWDTLVPSKKRTCVNRPKQSPVEKLTKDLYTIWHEQQSSCFSGSSEEDLLFESETPMVSVEIGHGSVLIRHPSSIARDEESEASSLSVENKLYATNEAYSHSVAFPVHSESRNIYTPSPGIGKAKNPTGQWILQEQVKRDKSQHERTQFLANHNSPLCDVNLNDVLTFEEFSRCLTNEEQQQLLKYLPPVDTTRFPESVKCMFDSPQFKENISCYQQLLAEGFFDLSFSGAKAEDCNTLKRLTLSNFSKSKWVEHYNQLKKSKNSTGKFNVGREPNIFTSSNMVSAKRSRDSQGKKIPAEVKIKSPKRMNMKAAYENKEMDSDGSCFSPRSLFALPPPDGGSLMLDSLHYTDENSDQDLLLDVPSNSSFPQAELLHPALCFGQQQQASTSSSSTYPHLFRP
- the LOC136209402 gene encoding GATA transcription factor 26 isoform X3, with the translated sequence MGKQGPCCHCGVTSTPLWRNGPPEKPVLCNACGSRWRTKGTLVNYTPLHARADPDEYEDHRVSRMKSISINKNKDVKLLKRKTNHDNVVMGGVFPEYTHGYRKVLDEDASNRSSSGSAISNSESCAQFGSADASDLTGPAQSNVWDTLVPSKKRTCVNRPKQSPVEKLTKDLYTIWHEQQSSCFSGSSEEDLLFESETPMVSVEIGHGSVLIRHPSSIARDEESEASSLSVENKLYATNEAYSHSVAFPVHSESRNIYTPSPGIGKAKNPTGQWILQEQVKRDKSQHERTQFLANHNSPLCDVNLNDVLTFEEFSRCLTNEEQQQLLKYLPPVDTTRFPESVKCMFDSPQFKENISCYQQLLAEGFFDLSFSGAKAEDCNTLKRLTLSNFSKSKWVEHYNQLKKSKNSTGKFNVGREPNIFTSSNMVSAKRSRDSQAEVKIKSPKRMNMKAAYENKEMDSDGSCFSPRSLFALPPPDGGSLMLDSLHYTDENSDQDLLLDVPSNSSFPQAELLHPALCFGQQQQASTSSSSTYPHLFRP
- the LOC136209402 gene encoding GATA transcription factor 26 isoform X4, whose product is MGKQGPCCHCGVTSTPLWRNGPPEKPVLCNACGSRWRTKGTLVNYTPLHARADPDEYEDHRVSRMKSISINKNKDVKLLKRKTNHDNVVMGGVFPEYTHGYRKVLDEDASNRSSSGSAISNSESCAQFGSADASDLTGPAQSNVWDTLVPSKKRTCVNRPKQSPVEKLTKDLYTIWHEQQSSCFSGSSEEDLLFESETPMVSVEIGHGSVLIRHPSSIARDEESEASSLSVENKLYATNEAYSHSVAFPVHSESRNIYTPSPGIGKAKNPTGQWILQEQVKRDKSQHERTQFLANHNSPLCDVNLNDVLTFEEFSRCLTNEEQQQLLKYLPPVDTTRFPESVKCMFDSPQFKENISCYQQLLAEGFFDLSFSGAKAEDCNTLKRLTLSNFSKSKWVEHYNQLKKSKNSTGKFNVGREPNIFTSSNMVSAKRSRDSQEVKIKSPKRMNMKAAYENKEMDSDGSCFSPRSLFALPPPDGGSLMLDSLHYTDENSDQDLLLDVPSNSSFPQAELLHPALCFGQQQQASTSSSSTYPHLFRP
- the LOC136209402 gene encoding GATA transcription factor 26 isoform X2, which produces MGKQGPCCHCGVTSTPLWRNGPPEKPVLCNACGSRWRTKGTLVNYTPLHARADPDEYEDHRVSRMKSISINKNKDVKLLKRKTNHDNVVMGGVFPEYTHGYRKVLDEDASNRSSSGSAISNSESCAQFGSADASDLTGPAQSNVWDTLVPSKKRTCVNRPKQSPVEKLTKDLYTIWHEQQSSCFSGSSEEDLLFESETPMVSVEIGHGSVLIRHPSSIARDEESEASSLSVENKLYATNEAYSHSVAFPVHSESRNIYTPSPGIGKAKNPTGQWILQEQVKRDKSQHERTQFLANHNSPLCDVNLNDVLTFEEFSRCLTNEEQQQLLKYLPPVDTTRFPESVKCMFDSPQFKENISCYQQLLAEGFFDLSFSGAKAEDCNTLKRLTLSNFSKSKWVEHYNQLKKSKNSTGKFNVGREPNIFTSSNMVSAKRSRDSQGKKIPEVKIKSPKRMNMKAAYENKEMDSDGSCFSPRSLFALPPPDGGSLMLDSLHYTDENSDQDLLLDVPSNSSFPQAELLHPALCFGQQQQASTSSSSTYPHLFRP